The Candidatus Defluviibacterium haderslevense DNA window AACCTATTAATACAGATTATAAGAGTCAAATCGAACATACTAAAAGTGATCAACATCCACATTCTTTAATATTATCTTGTCTGGATAGTAGAATCCCACCCGAAATTATTTTTGATCAAGGAATTGGAAATATATTTGTAGCAAGAAATGCTGGAAATATTGAAGATCAAAATATTTTGGGGAGTATGGAATTTGCTACAAAAGTTAAGGGGAGTAAACTAATAGTTGTTATCGGTCATAATCATTGTGGTGCTGTAAAGGGAGCCGTAGATGATGTTGAATTGGGCCATTTAACTCAACTGGTCAATCAAATTAAACCTGCTATTGTCCAGAACGAAGATAAAAAACTTATGTTAGATGAGACTTCAAAAAATAGTGTCAAGCGAACTATTGATGATATACTTAAACGGAGTCCAGTAATAGAAGAATTAGTTAAGAAGAATCAAGTTAAAATTGTTGGGGCTTATTACAACTTAGAAAACGGAAAAGTTACTTTTTTTGATTAATTTTTTTTGTGTGTAGCTTATGATTTGAACTTAATTATTTTGGGCTAAGTTGTTAGCTTGAAAGTATTATAATGAGTTGGGTGAGTTTCATTCCCTAATTTTTTGTTTGAAGGCATTTAAATTTTATTCAAAAAGTATTAATTTCAGTTTTACCTGTTTTTGAATTTTAGAGATGGTTTAAGTTGTAAATATTTTTAAAAAAAAAGGATCAACTATATAGTCAACCCTTTATGATTTTAGATGTGGGATATTTTAATTTCTATGTTTGAGTAAATAGAATAAGCCTAACTGTAAACCACTATTATTTGATTTAACAGTTCCATATTTGT harbors:
- a CDS encoding carbonic anhydrase (macrophage inducible 5; Mig-5) — translated: MKCGTHKTHASSSNSKHETLTINTPDEAILELKDGNKRFLQNKPINTDYKSQIEHTKSDQHPHSLILSCLDSRIPPEIIFDQGIGNIFVARNAGNIEDQNILGSMEFATKVKGSKLIVVIGHNHCGAVKGAVDDVELGHLTQLVNQIKPAIVQNEDKKLMLDETSKNSVKRTIDDILKRSPVIEELVKKNQVKIVGAYYNLENGKVTFFD